A region from the Nonlabens sp. YIK11 genome encodes:
- a CDS encoding ABC transporter ATP-binding protein yields MIHIQNLSKKYNDTTVLDIESLQIPRGQSVGLVGNNGAGKTTLFSLLLDLIEPTTGHIMSNDIQVNESEGWKPFTSAFVDESFLIGYLTPEEYFYFIGELRGQNKADIDALMEKHADFFNGEAIGQKKYLRDLSKGNQKKVGIIAALIGNPEVIILDEPFANLDPSTQIRLKAIIKDLSNDPNVTMLISSHDLIHVTEVAQRVVLLEKGKVVMDQVKDAATFGQLEKYFMGISELHAVPVEDTTITTNLEEEE; encoded by the coding sequence ATGATCCACATACAGAACCTTTCCAAAAAATATAACGACACCACCGTTCTTGATATCGAAAGCCTACAAATTCCTAGAGGACAGTCCGTCGGGCTGGTAGGAAATAACGGTGCTGGTAAGACCACGTTGTTTTCCCTATTGCTGGACTTGATAGAACCTACCACGGGACATATCATGTCCAATGATATTCAGGTCAATGAAAGCGAAGGATGGAAGCCTTTCACTAGCGCTTTTGTTGATGAGAGTTTCTTGATAGGCTACTTGACGCCAGAAGAATATTTCTATTTCATAGGCGAGCTGCGCGGACAAAACAAAGCAGATATCGATGCTCTTATGGAAAAGCACGCCGATTTTTTCAACGGTGAGGCGATAGGCCAAAAAAAATACCTGCGTGACCTTTCTAAGGGTAACCAGAAAAAAGTTGGGATTATCGCTGCTCTTATAGGCAATCCTGAAGTGATCATTCTAGATGAGCCGTTTGCCAATCTGGACCCATCAACACAGATAAGGCTTAAAGCGATCATAAAGGATCTGTCTAACGACCCTAATGTCACCATGCTTATCTCAAGCCATGATTTGATTCACGTGACTGAGGTGGCGCAACGCGTTGTACTGTTAGAAAAGGGTAAAGTCGTGATGGATCAAGTGAAGGATGCAGCTACCTTTGGCCAGCTGGAAAAGTATTTCATGGGAATTAGTGAATTACACGCTGTCCCTGTGGAGGATACTACCATCACCACTAACCTTGAAGAAGAAGAATAG